One part of the Bacteroidia bacterium genome encodes these proteins:
- a CDS encoding DUF1080 domain-containing protein, with product MKTTNTFLILLFSLSLISCSEGKKKTETPAEKNPSETVSDHVQVLFDGSSLDAWRNFKADTLSHLWKIEDGSMTLSGKGGGDIVTRDSYESFELELEWKISPNGNSGIFFHVSEADSLKKVYHSGPEIQILDNDGHPDGKIPMHRAGDNYDLQACSEETVKPVGEWNQVKVVVNDGNVEQWLNGTLVVAYSLNSPEWEEQYQKSKFTQWPAYGRAGKGHIALQDHGDPVWFRNIKIKAL from the coding sequence ATGAAAACTACTAATACCTTTCTTATTCTCCTTTTTAGTCTTTCTCTGATCAGCTGTTCAGAGGGCAAAAAAAAGACAGAGACTCCTGCAGAGAAAAATCCTTCTGAAACTGTATCTGATCATGTCCAGGTTCTATTTGATGGAAGCTCTCTGGATGCATGGAGGAATTTCAAGGCAGATACTCTGTCGCACTTATGGAAAATCGAAGACGGAAGCATGACCCTGAGCGGAAAAGGGGGAGGGGATATTGTTACACGCGATTCCTACGAAAGTTTTGAATTGGAGCTTGAGTGGAAAATCTCCCCAAATGGAAATAGCGGCATATTTTTCCATGTCAGTGAAGCCGATTCTTTAAAGAAGGTGTACCATTCAGGGCCAGAGATTCAGATTTTGGACAATGATGGGCATCCAGATGGGAAAATTCCTATGCATAGAGCAGGGGACAACTATGATTTACAGGCATGTTCTGAGGAAACGGTAAAGCCAGTCGGGGAGTGGAATCAGGTGAAAGTTGTGGTGAATGATGGAAATGTCGAGCAATGGCTCAACGGAACTCTTGTAGTAGCATACAGCTTGAATAGCCCTGAATGGGAAGAACAATACCAGAAGAGTAAATTTACCCAATGGCCTGCTTATGGCAGAGCGGGTAAAGGGCATATAGCTCTCCAGGATCATGGAGATCCCGTTTGGTTTAGAAATATCAAAATTAAAGCATTGTAA
- a CDS encoding gluconate 2-dehydrogenase subunit 3 family protein, with protein sequence MNRRDAIRQTALLMGYAVSASAASAVMAGCEVSQEASWQPSFLSPEQANLVAEISERIVPRTSTPGAKDVFVDRFIDVLLGNYMKQEDVDAFMEGLTDIDKRSQDQHQKPFASIPDADKDAILTKLATEADEKMKALGQLNRDSKMPKHFFIAAKELALLGYFSSEKVGKEVLKWDPVPGQFQGCIPLSDTGGVSWTI encoded by the coding sequence ATGAATAGAAGAGACGCTATTAGACAAACTGCCCTTCTTATGGGCTATGCAGTTTCAGCCTCTGCTGCTTCTGCAGTAATGGCTGGATGTGAGGTGAGCCAGGAAGCAAGCTGGCAACCCTCTTTCCTGAGCCCGGAACAAGCCAATCTTGTTGCTGAAATTTCAGAAAGAATTGTTCCTCGAACCTCTACTCCCGGAGCAAAGGATGTTTTCGTGGATAGATTTATCGATGTCTTACTCGGAAATTATATGAAACAAGAGGACGTTGATGCCTTTATGGAAGGCCTGACGGACATAGACAAAAGAAGTCAGGATCAACACCAAAAACCTTTTGCCAGTATTCCGGATGCTGACAAAGATGCTATTCTTACAAAGCTCGCTACTGAAGCAGATGAAAAGATGAAAGCTTTGGGACAATTGAACAGAGATTCGAAAATGCCCAAGCACTTTTTCATCGCGGCTAAAGAGCTTGCCCTACTAGGATACTTTAGTTCAGAAAAAGTTGGTAAAGAAGTCTTGAAATGGGATCCGGTTCCGGGTCAGTTTCAAGGCTGTATCCCTCTGTCCGATACCGGAGGAGTCAGTTGGACGATATAA
- a CDS encoding GMC family oxidoreductase — translation MYIINDGKEENTYQAIVVGSGISGGWAAKELSEKGLKTLVLERGRDVKHGDYPTAHKENWDFEGRGRKSLETLKRQPKQNRTGYTTHPQSSHWFVDDIDHPYNETKRFDWMRGYHVGGRSIMWGRHSYRWSDLDFEANAKDGVAVDWPIRYKDIEPWYDYVETIAGLTGKKEGLSQLPDGKFLPNFGFNCLESQVAERIKKNFGGRVMTLGRIAHITEKRDVHGPNRASCVSRNRCIRGCPYGGYFSSVASTLPFATASGNMTLRPFSIVTEVIYDKDTNKAKGVRVVDTETLETHEYFADIVFLCASAVASTSILLNSKSDRFPEGMGNDSGELGHNMMDHHFRVGATGISDDFGDKYYKGRRPGGIYLPRFRNLDKSSKQDYLRGFGYQGGASRSNWTRYVREMSKFGADMKDELIVPGPWQMGLSGFGECLPYHENKMTLDYEKLDKFGQPTVTFDVEFKENEITMREDMKTSAAEMLESCGLKNVATYDSMGAPGLGIHEMGTARMGKDSKTSVLNKWNQVHGCENVFVTDGACMTSASCVNPSLTYMALTARAADYAVNELKAGNL, via the coding sequence ATGTACATAATTAATGATGGTAAAGAGGAAAACACCTACCAGGCCATAGTAGTTGGTTCGGGTATTAGTGGTGGATGGGCGGCTAAAGAGCTTTCCGAAAAAGGCCTCAAAACCCTTGTTTTGGAGCGTGGTAGAGATGTAAAGCACGGGGACTACCCTACTGCCCATAAAGAAAACTGGGATTTTGAAGGTAGAGGACGTAAGTCTTTGGAAACTTTAAAGCGCCAACCCAAACAAAATCGTACCGGCTATACTACTCACCCTCAGTCCTCGCATTGGTTTGTGGATGACATAGATCATCCTTACAATGAAACCAAACGTTTTGATTGGATGAGGGGCTACCATGTCGGTGGGCGTTCTATTATGTGGGGAAGACATTCTTATCGCTGGAGTGATCTGGATTTTGAAGCAAATGCCAAAGATGGCGTCGCCGTAGATTGGCCGATTCGCTATAAAGACATAGAGCCCTGGTATGATTATGTGGAAACGATTGCCGGGTTGACAGGAAAGAAGGAAGGCCTATCTCAATTGCCAGATGGAAAATTTCTACCAAACTTTGGATTCAATTGCCTAGAATCACAGGTAGCAGAAAGAATAAAAAAGAATTTTGGAGGTCGGGTAATGACCCTGGGGCGTATCGCTCACATAACAGAGAAAAGAGATGTTCATGGGCCAAACAGAGCTAGCTGCGTTAGTAGAAACAGATGTATAAGAGGATGTCCATACGGAGGCTATTTCAGCTCAGTTGCCTCTACCCTACCATTTGCCACAGCTTCTGGCAATATGACGCTTCGTCCTTTCTCTATTGTAACTGAAGTTATCTACGACAAAGACACCAATAAAGCCAAAGGCGTAAGAGTTGTAGATACCGAAACCCTGGAAACCCATGAGTATTTCGCCGACATCGTTTTCCTATGTGCTTCAGCAGTCGCCTCTACCTCTATTCTTCTCAATTCCAAGTCAGACCGTTTCCCGGAGGGCATGGGAAATGATAGCGGAGAATTAGGGCACAATATGATGGACCATCATTTCCGTGTAGGTGCTACCGGAATATCAGATGACTTTGGAGACAAATACTATAAAGGCCGTCGTCCTGGAGGAATTTATCTTCCACGTTTTAGAAATCTTGATAAGTCCAGCAAACAGGATTACCTGCGAGGATTTGGATATCAGGGAGGTGCCAGTCGTTCCAACTGGACGCGATATGTACGTGAGATGAGCAAGTTTGGAGCTGATATGAAAGATGAGCTTATCGTTCCGGGTCCCTGGCAAATGGGACTCAGTGGTTTTGGAGAATGCCTCCCCTACCATGAGAACAAAATGACGCTTGATTATGAGAAGCTTGATAAATTTGGTCAACCTACTGTAACCTTCGATGTTGAGTTCAAGGAGAATGAAATCACGATGAGGGAAGACATGAAAACCTCTGCTGCAGAAATGCTGGAATCTTGTGGCCTGAAAAATGTAGCTACTTACGACAGTATGGGAGCTCCCGGTTTAGGTATTCATGAAATGGGTACTGCTCGCATGGGAAAAGATTCAAAGACCTCAGTATTGAATAAGTGGAACCAGGTACATGGCTGTGAAAATGTCTTCGTAACTGATGGAGCATGTATGACTTCCGCTTCCTGTGTAAATCCTTCATTGACCTATATGGCACTGACAGCACGTGCTGCCGATTATGCAGTCAATGAACTGAAAGCTGGTAATCTTTAA
- a CDS encoding T9SS type A sorting domain-containing protein yields MRAIFLLSLCLFASQLFALSPDKKAPLIEHLLEVNQRWQYVDISDESFFEEVSFPNDIARIAQHLESVEKYLRQQETFTLSPEQKYNRSKLLDLLRIYQEAQKFPVNLYHNYRRPYFIDDFGTACAVGHLIQKSGHQDFAKRVSQEMNYAYLLDMPYPEIGKWAEQHGFSKEELALIQPGYSPNVSWESLGTGADGEVSALYGDEANQRLILAGNFTSLNGIACNQVGVYENGNFAPLGNGVQGIIKDIISFEGNIYLGGLFSDSSNIAYWDGQNWNHEQLGKGTVYDLEIEGNSLLAAGDFVYPSGQSQPPDFIAKKENGVWIGNGNLPGPAYCITMHQGSIYLGGDFLDGFAQSYVRILNGNNWQPATHHLERLDAPVRSLVSDGNFLYAGGDCVGENDEATFCFARLGNSGWERLMDHGVLMDGRGVISKLILHEGKILLAGDFKMAPVVGIFGGGIAKFRDYPDYPLIEPIADLDSTVKAITSVNGELYVGGAFFSQFSFQPDTLSFLAKTPNLTSIDPEKLASISISPNPMETHSILKIDAKQAIDRVEAYDVSGKRFDLSYKINGNAIELNRDQIAAGLLIIKVWSYEGILAIGKLWVK; encoded by the coding sequence ATGAGAGCTATATTTCTACTTTCACTGTGCTTGTTTGCAAGCCAGTTATTTGCCCTTTCTCCTGATAAAAAAGCCCCGCTAATTGAGCATTTGCTGGAAGTAAATCAGCGATGGCAGTATGTAGATATTTCGGATGAAAGTTTTTTCGAAGAAGTCAGTTTCCCCAATGATATTGCCCGAATTGCTCAGCATTTAGAAAGTGTCGAAAAGTACCTCAGACAGCAGGAAACCTTTACTCTTTCCCCTGAACAAAAATATAATAGATCAAAGTTATTGGATCTATTGCGTATCTATCAGGAAGCCCAAAAATTTCCAGTAAATCTATACCATAACTACAGGCGCCCTTATTTTATTGATGACTTTGGTACTGCCTGTGCAGTTGGGCATTTGATCCAAAAAAGTGGCCATCAGGATTTTGCTAAGAGGGTTTCTCAGGAAATGAATTATGCCTATCTCTTAGATATGCCTTATCCGGAAATCGGTAAGTGGGCAGAGCAGCATGGATTTAGCAAAGAAGAATTGGCTTTGATTCAACCGGGCTATAGTCCGAATGTAAGCTGGGAAAGTCTGGGTACTGGAGCTGATGGGGAAGTAAGCGCCCTCTATGGAGATGAAGCGAATCAAAGACTTATTCTGGCTGGAAACTTTACTAGCTTGAATGGGATTGCTTGTAATCAGGTAGGCGTTTATGAAAACGGAAATTTTGCCCCACTTGGAAATGGGGTGCAGGGCATCATTAAGGATATCATCAGTTTTGAAGGAAATATATACCTGGGAGGCTTATTCTCAGATTCTTCTAATATTGCCTATTGGGATGGGCAAAACTGGAACCATGAACAGCTAGGAAAAGGTACGGTTTATGATTTGGAAATAGAGGGGAATAGCCTGCTTGCTGCAGGGGATTTTGTTTATCCTTCTGGACAAAGTCAGCCTCCTGATTTTATTGCGAAAAAAGAAAATGGTGTTTGGATAGGGAATGGAAACCTGCCCGGCCCGGCATATTGTATAACTATGCATCAGGGGAGCATATACCTGGGAGGAGATTTTTTGGATGGATTTGCACAATCCTATGTACGCATCCTTAATGGAAATAACTGGCAGCCCGCCACGCATCATTTAGAACGCCTTGATGCTCCTGTACGTAGCCTTGTTTCTGATGGGAACTTCCTATATGCGGGTGGAGATTGTGTAGGGGAAAATGATGAAGCGACATTTTGTTTTGCGCGCCTTGGAAATTCTGGCTGGGAAAGATTGATGGACCATGGCGTCTTAATGGATGGTAGGGGAGTGATCAGTAAATTAATTCTCCATGAGGGAAAGATACTGCTTGCAGGGGATTTCAAGATGGCACCTGTCGTTGGTATTTTTGGTGGTGGGATAGCAAAATTTAGAGATTATCCTGATTATCCTCTGATCGAGCCAATTGCTGATTTAGACTCTACGGTGAAAGCTATTACTAGCGTAAATGGTGAATTGTACGTAGGAGGAGCATTTTTCTCCCAATTTTCTTTCCAACCTGATACCCTTTCATTTTTAGCAAAAACGCCAAATCTGACTTCCATAGATCCTGAGAAATTGGCTTCTATTTCAATCTCACCAAACCCTATGGAGACGCATAGCATTCTTAAAATTGATGCCAAACAGGCAATCGATAGGGTAGAGGCTTATGATGTATCGGGCAAGCGATTTGATCTCTCATATAAAATCAATGGAAACGCTATAGAATTAAATCGAGACCAGATTGCCGCAGGCTTACTGATAATTAAGGTTTGGAGCTATGAAGGAATCCTTGCAATTGGAAAATTATGGGTTAAATAG
- a CDS encoding sugar phosphate isomerase/epimerase — translation MRYLSTLLLLLAIACTSTQPESKEVSQEETKMEESFGGLALYTLRDTLAVNPKGVLKTVADIGYKYIEAAGYADGKFYGMTPDEFKAYLAEIGLEPVSSHHGSVSLDNVDQMIADVKAAGFTYFVVPIPPMGHFKVNGDGSLGMSEEVEEINGILNTIGEKCSAAGLVMLYHNHDMEFKENSKGIVPMDYFIENTNPEHVKFQLDLYWATKAGVDPVAYFEKAPGRFKSWHMKDMDTEGRFAPVGKGGIDFAKILEKRDLSGMEHFFVEQDRTFGISPLEAVTISHKAIGELGMK, via the coding sequence ATGAGATACCTAAGCACTTTACTACTATTATTGGCCATAGCCTGTACGTCTACCCAACCAGAATCTAAGGAAGTTTCACAAGAGGAAACGAAAATGGAGGAGTCCTTCGGAGGACTGGCTTTGTATACCTTAAGAGATACCCTGGCTGTAAATCCTAAGGGGGTCTTAAAAACAGTTGCAGATATTGGTTACAAATACATAGAAGCAGCCGGTTATGCAGATGGAAAATTCTACGGAATGACACCGGATGAATTCAAGGCTTATCTTGCTGAAATAGGCCTGGAGCCCGTTAGTTCCCATCACGGAAGTGTGAGCCTGGACAATGTAGATCAAATGATTGCAGATGTAAAGGCAGCCGGATTCACTTATTTTGTAGTTCCAATTCCACCTATGGGCCATTTCAAAGTAAATGGAGACGGAAGTTTGGGTATGAGTGAAGAGGTAGAAGAAATTAATGGCATCCTGAATACCATTGGTGAAAAGTGTAGTGCTGCAGGTCTTGTGATGCTCTACCACAATCATGATATGGAGTTTAAAGAAAATTCCAAAGGCATAGTCCCTATGGACTATTTCATCGAAAATACCAATCCCGAGCATGTAAAGTTCCAATTGGATCTCTACTGGGCCACCAAAGCAGGTGTAGATCCTGTAGCTTATTTTGAGAAGGCTCCTGGAAGGTTTAAATCCTGGCATATGAAGGATATGGATACAGAAGGTAGATTCGCACCTGTTGGTAAAGGAGGAATTGACTTTGCTAAGATTCTGGAAAAGAGAGACTTATCAGGGATGGAGCATTTCTTTGTTGAACAAGACAGAACCTTCGGCATCAGTCCGTTAGAGGCCGTTACAATCAGTCATAAAGCCATAGGCGAGCTGGGAATGAAGTAG
- a CDS encoding DUF5694 domain-containing protein, producing MNTQLQSLLKGLALSLLLIFSSCSSSEDQQKVEKKSNPILSKLVQAMPEADLGYRHEVMILGSFHFNRARDGSDVVGKHHMDVRSPENQEEIDKIVDRIAEDFKPSIIAVEWRPENQATFDSLYQEYKGGGWELGLHEAFQIGFRVAKKMELNRIHCIDNRPPQPETVVSLDDWDEYAREMKQEDLWHEYDELNQAFNSYNDDLQNKLDVWEYLSYLNSSEFAKRSKQLWLTGLVNLGNGDRFVGADLTGHWYRRNTRLFVSARNLAQSKSERTLIIYGNAHKWILDELFEASPEFELKQLF from the coding sequence ATGAACACTCAATTACAGTCCCTATTAAAAGGGCTTGCCCTAAGCCTTTTGCTTATTTTTTCCTCCTGTTCATCCTCTGAAGATCAGCAGAAAGTAGAAAAAAAGAGTAATCCCATTTTGTCAAAGCTAGTCCAGGCAATGCCAGAAGCAGATCTTGGATATCGACATGAAGTAATGATTCTGGGAAGCTTTCATTTCAATCGAGCCAGAGATGGGAGTGATGTTGTAGGCAAACATCATATGGATGTTCGTTCTCCAGAAAATCAAGAAGAGATTGACAAAATAGTTGATAGAATTGCAGAAGATTTCAAGCCTAGCATCATCGCTGTAGAATGGAGACCAGAAAATCAGGCGACTTTCGACTCTCTATATCAGGAGTACAAAGGTGGCGGCTGGGAATTAGGCTTGCATGAGGCATTTCAAATAGGCTTTCGAGTAGCGAAAAAAATGGAGCTAAACCGCATACATTGCATAGATAATCGTCCCCCTCAACCCGAAACAGTTGTGAGTTTGGATGATTGGGATGAATATGCGCGCGAAATGAAACAAGAGGATCTCTGGCATGAATATGATGAACTCAATCAGGCATTTAACTCCTATAATGATGATTTGCAGAATAAATTAGATGTTTGGGAATATCTGAGCTACCTCAATAGTTCGGAATTTGCCAAACGATCCAAACAACTATGGCTGACAGGCCTGGTGAATTTGGGGAATGGAGATCGATTTGTTGGGGCAGATTTGACAGGGCATTGGTACAGAAGAAATACAAGGCTATTTGTCAGTGCCCGTAATCTTGCCCAGTCTAAATCAGAACGAACCCTGATTATTTATGGAAATGCTCATAAATGGATTTTAGATGAATTGTTTGAGGCTTCTCCAGAATTTGAACTTAAGCAGTTATTTTAA
- a CDS encoding alpha/beta fold hydrolase, with protein MRTIAFLLLSMITLSAMSQTGFIPGEAKLAYWELEGKSEVVIVLHGGPGVEHSYLRPEFDRLKEVAKVIYYDQRGCGKSDQGRLSYYYWDHMADLERVIKHHAKGKKVFIASSSWGSLLALMYAYNHPEDIKGLILSGLVDWRGREWPQLKTYKSDYLDKHPDYKGPKVGFIQMEENRIRREVTASGEESEYKEEIVKQVTHYYGYSTDQAMASLQTGPKIDSLASIKIPTLIYNGTQPCNYFRAVNEYAEIIPNSVLIHIKGSCHDPWFSNPEAFFRIANQFVKNRKRTLRKLKREGKIVKRG; from the coding sequence ATGAGAACTATTGCATTTCTACTCTTATCAATGATCACCTTATCTGCTATGTCTCAGACAGGCTTTATTCCTGGCGAAGCAAAACTTGCCTATTGGGAACTTGAAGGAAAGTCTGAAGTTGTGATTGTCTTGCATGGTGGGCCAGGAGTTGAGCATAGTTATTTAAGGCCCGAATTTGACCGGCTCAAGGAAGTAGCGAAAGTTATCTATTATGACCAAAGAGGGTGTGGGAAAAGCGATCAGGGAAGACTTAGTTATTATTACTGGGATCACATGGCTGATTTAGAGCGAGTGATAAAGCATCATGCGAAAGGCAAAAAAGTATTTATCGCTTCATCTTCGTGGGGAAGTCTGTTGGCTTTGATGTATGCCTATAATCATCCGGAAGATATTAAAGGCCTGATTTTATCTGGACTGGTTGACTGGAGAGGGAGAGAATGGCCCCAGTTAAAAACCTACAAATCTGATTATTTGGATAAACATCCCGATTACAAAGGCCCCAAAGTAGGCTTTATACAAATGGAAGAAAACAGAATACGAAGAGAAGTAACTGCCTCGGGAGAAGAGTCTGAATATAAAGAGGAGATCGTGAAACAAGTAACCCATTATTATGGATACAGTACCGATCAGGCAATGGCAAGTTTACAAACAGGTCCTAAAATTGATAGCCTTGCTTCGATTAAGATTCCGACCTTGATTTACAATGGAACTCAGCCTTGCAATTACTTTAGAGCGGTCAATGAGTATGCAGAAATTATCCCAAATTCTGTTTTGATTCATATTAAAGGATCCTGCCATGATCCCTGGTTTTCGAATCCAGAAGCATTTTTTCGTATTGCGAATCAATTTGTAAAGAATAGAAAACGGACCTTAAGAAAACTCAAACGTGAAGGTAAAATAGTCAAAAGAGGCTAG